Proteins encoded in a region of the Mycobacterium branderi genome:
- a CDS encoding HD domain-containing protein, producing the protein MNTELPRIAGIVIPDSPLVRETTDLIRDAEDDLLFNHSRRVFLFGALHGRRRGLQPDLELLYVAAMFHDLGLTPRYRTSALRFEVDGANAAREFLLQRGVDEADAAKVWLGIALHTTPGIPEFLDPEIALVTAGVETDVVGAGREDLSPEALAAVTSAHPRPDFKNRILQAFNDGMRHRPQTTYGTMNADVLAHFDPAFIRDNFVDIILNSSWPE; encoded by the coding sequence ATGAACACCGAGCTGCCGAGGATAGCCGGCATCGTCATTCCCGATTCGCCACTGGTACGCGAGACCACGGACCTCATTCGTGATGCCGAAGACGACTTGCTGTTCAACCATTCTCGCCGAGTCTTTCTGTTCGGCGCGCTGCACGGCCGCCGTCGCGGATTGCAGCCAGATCTCGAGTTGCTATACGTCGCAGCCATGTTTCACGACCTGGGGCTGACGCCGCGGTACCGAACGTCCGCCCTGCGCTTCGAGGTCGACGGCGCCAACGCGGCACGCGAATTCTTGCTGCAGCGCGGCGTCGACGAGGCCGACGCCGCCAAAGTGTGGTTGGGCATCGCACTGCACACCACGCCGGGAATACCGGAGTTTCTCGATCCCGAAATCGCCTTGGTCACCGCGGGTGTCGAAACCGACGTGGTTGGCGCCGGCCGCGAAGACCTTTCGCCCGAGGCTCTCGCCGCGGTCACCTCTGCCCATCCGCGTCCGGACTTCAAAAACCGTATCCTGCAGGCATTCAACGACGGCATGAGGCACCGTCCGCAAACGACCTACGGCACCATGAACGCCGACGTGCTCGCGCACTTCGACCCCGCATTCATCCGGGATAACTTCGTCGACATCATCCTGAACAGCAGCTGGCCCGAATAG
- a CDS encoding GMC family oxidoreductase yields the protein MLPTGVAPQYHFVVCGSGSSGSVLAGRLAENPDVTVLLLEAGGTDDVPAVQDPSQWPLNLGSERDWGFVSQPNPHLNGRSIPLSMGKVLGGGSSINVMAWARGHHSDWDYFAAQAGDESWGHQSVLDIYRRIEDWQGACDADYRGAGGPVFVTTAPDPNPVATAIIEGARSLGIPSYQSNNGAMMEGEGGVSILDLILRDRSRPSMFRSYVYPHLHRPNLTVLTGAIVTRLATQKNRITAVEFSHGGSIHSVTAASEVVISLGAINTPKVLMQSGIGDAAELQRFGIPVVSHLPGVGQNYQNHPCIHCVWETRDPLVPHNNGGETTVFWKSDPGLEAPDLQICFAEFPLSSPENAAIYRIPEHGWTACAGVLRPKSRGRVRLTGPNPCDPVAIEDNMLTHDDDLTAALACVELCREIGNSAPLRRFTKREVMPGDLTGSDLDRFIRTGATSYWHQSCTAKMGRDDMSVVDGDLKVYGVEGLRIADASIMPRITTGNTMAPCVVIGERASDIIKAEYRS from the coding sequence GTGCTGCCGACTGGCGTTGCGCCACAGTACCACTTCGTGGTGTGCGGATCTGGCTCGTCCGGATCGGTTCTCGCGGGCCGCTTAGCCGAAAACCCTGACGTGACCGTGCTATTGCTGGAGGCTGGCGGCACCGACGATGTGCCTGCCGTCCAGGATCCTTCCCAATGGCCGCTCAACTTGGGCAGCGAGCGCGACTGGGGCTTTGTCTCACAGCCAAATCCTCATCTCAACGGCCGATCGATCCCGCTGTCCATGGGCAAGGTGCTGGGCGGGGGATCGAGCATCAACGTAATGGCTTGGGCGCGAGGACATCACAGCGACTGGGATTACTTTGCGGCCCAGGCGGGTGACGAGTCCTGGGGCCATCAGTCGGTGCTCGACATCTACCGCCGGATTGAAGACTGGCAGGGCGCGTGCGACGCCGACTACCGCGGTGCCGGCGGACCCGTGTTCGTTACGACCGCACCCGACCCCAATCCGGTCGCCACGGCCATCATCGAGGGTGCGCGATCGCTAGGAATCCCCAGCTACCAAAGTAATAACGGCGCCATGATGGAAGGCGAAGGCGGTGTATCGATCCTGGATCTGATTTTGCGCGATAGATCGCGGCCGTCGATGTTCCGTTCCTATGTCTACCCGCACTTGCACCGGCCAAACCTAACTGTTCTCACTGGCGCGATAGTGACACGGTTGGCCACCCAGAAAAACCGGATCACGGCGGTGGAATTTTCCCACGGCGGATCGATCCACAGCGTTACCGCAGCAAGCGAAGTGGTCATTTCGCTGGGCGCCATCAATACACCAAAGGTGCTCATGCAGTCGGGCATCGGCGATGCTGCCGAGCTGCAGAGGTTTGGGATTCCGGTGGTGTCGCATCTGCCCGGCGTCGGACAGAACTACCAAAACCATCCGTGCATCCACTGTGTATGGGAAACCCGGGACCCGCTTGTACCGCACAACAACGGGGGTGAGACAACCGTGTTCTGGAAGAGTGACCCAGGCCTCGAGGCACCCGACCTGCAAATCTGCTTCGCAGAGTTCCCGTTGTCCAGCCCAGAAAACGCCGCAATCTACCGCATACCCGAACACGGGTGGACAGCCTGCGCCGGGGTGCTACGGCCGAAGAGCCGGGGTCGCGTCCGGCTTACCGGTCCCAATCCGTGCGACCCAGTGGCCATCGAGGACAACATGTTGACGCACGACGACGATCTCACTGCTGCGCTCGCCTGTGTTGAGCTATGCCGCGAAATCGGAAACTCAGCACCGCTGCGGCGCTTCACCAAACGTGAGGTAATGCCGGGTGACCTCACCGGTAGCGACCTCGACCGCTTCATCCGCACCGGGGCGACCAGCTACTGGCACCAGTCCTGCACGGCGAAAATGGGACGCGATGACATGTCGGTCGTCGATGGCGATCTCAAAGTCTATGGAGTAGAAGGGCTTCGAATCGCTGACGCCTCGATTATGCCGCGCATCACCACCGGCAACACCATGGCCCCGTGTGTCGTCATCGGTGAACGCGCCAGCGACATTATTAAAGCGGAGTACCGGTCATGA
- a CDS encoding SDR family NAD(P)-dependent oxidoreductase, whose protein sequence is MTTSTRKQANTSRHQRFRADYGPWALVTGSSDGIGKALATQIAARGVNVVLAARRREQLLAIARDLAATYGVQTRVVAADLTQPPGVDQLEQQTQQMDIGLVALAAGFATSGPFADAALASQLEMVCLNVTAVTRLAHTFARRLTDRDHGGIMLFGSILGRQGVPWVSTYAATKAYAAILAEGLHNELAPRGIDVLSVVPGPVHTAFAARAGLKYESATTPEAVAEAAIAALGKRATVVPGFRARFLVTSLALLPRRRRIRFVGDVMHRMRTPSTSAVDPDAVRK, encoded by the coding sequence ATGACAACGTCAACAAGAAAGCAAGCGAATACGAGCCGCCACCAACGGTTTCGTGCGGACTATGGACCGTGGGCGCTAGTCACCGGATCCAGCGATGGGATCGGTAAAGCGCTGGCCACCCAGATCGCCGCCCGTGGCGTTAATGTCGTCCTGGCGGCGCGGCGCCGTGAACAGCTCCTGGCGATCGCCCGTGACCTCGCTGCGACATACGGAGTTCAGACCCGTGTCGTCGCCGCCGATCTCACGCAGCCACCCGGTGTCGACCAACTCGAGCAGCAAACACAGCAGATGGATATCGGGCTGGTCGCCCTTGCCGCAGGGTTTGCCACCAGTGGGCCATTTGCCGACGCGGCGCTGGCCAGCCAGCTGGAAATGGTCTGTCTCAACGTCACCGCCGTCACCCGCCTCGCGCACACCTTCGCCCGCAGACTGACCGATAGAGACCACGGTGGCATCATGCTGTTCGGGTCGATCCTTGGCCGACAGGGCGTTCCATGGGTCAGCACCTATGCCGCAACCAAAGCCTATGCAGCCATCCTCGCGGAAGGCTTGCACAACGAGTTGGCGCCACGGGGAATCGATGTGCTGTCGGTGGTACCTGGTCCCGTACACACTGCGTTTGCGGCTCGAGCGGGCCTGAAGTACGAATCGGCGACCACACCGGAGGCTGTCGCCGAGGCCGCCATCGCAGCACTGGGCAAACGCGCCACCGTCGTTCCGGGGTTTCGTGCGAGGTTTCTCGTAACCTCGCTGGCACTCCTGCCACGACGACGACGCATACGTTTCGTGGGCGACGTAATGCACCGCATGCGCACACCATCAACTTCAGCGGTTGATCCGGATGCTGTTCGGAAATAA
- a CDS encoding cupin domain-containing protein, whose product MTPAKDSQALDVFGAIVEFMTPEDDRQFCVMRVVMPPGTMVPLHSHEDFGDFYVVAGRYEVLVQNDGSMDWRDTQAGDYIRVPGDVVHALRNISEEPAVNLVITTARMGSFFREVGRPAGSPPPTAQDLARFAEIAGRYGYRLATPEENAAVGIPSTLTA is encoded by the coding sequence ATGACACCAGCCAAGGACAGCCAAGCGTTGGATGTTTTCGGAGCCATCGTTGAGTTCATGACACCGGAGGACGACAGGCAGTTCTGTGTCATGCGTGTAGTCATGCCTCCCGGGACCATGGTGCCGCTGCACAGTCACGAGGATTTTGGAGACTTTTATGTCGTCGCCGGCAGATACGAAGTACTTGTCCAGAACGACGGCAGCATGGATTGGCGTGACACCCAAGCCGGCGATTACATCCGGGTGCCGGGCGACGTTGTGCACGCCCTCCGCAACATCTCCGAAGAACCAGCCGTCAACCTGGTTATCACGACGGCGCGTATGGGCAGCTTCTTTCGCGAAGTTGGCCGACCTGCGGGTTCCCCGCCACCCACTGCCCAAGATCTAGCCCGCTTCGCCGAGATTGCCGGCCGTTACGGATACCGACTGGCAACACCTGAAGAAAATGCAGCGGTCGGCATACCGTCGACACTCACAGCGTGA
- a CDS encoding class I SAM-dependent methyltransferase yields MAGRRLDRKASLTAQINAAQRAAEALQPPGRRLLDDPYSRHFVRHPALRAMLAHRALAGAALRVFDRRWGGLHAHIVLRVRYADAVCEAAIRDGIDQIVLLGAGFDTTSLRNAAAPVTIFEVDAPTTQKDKRPVTEQLLPVASHAQIVWVPCDFEENVLQKRLIGSGFDPARPSVVVWLGVSPYLTGQAIDTTLGDLASLCAPGSRLVVDYIDADVITARPRWKSARRVAHLVARRGEPYRSGFTAAELDALLAAHGFKGADHATVSLLLRRYDPAHARGLSGDDWLGIATGHRI; encoded by the coding sequence ATGGCCGGCCGTCGTCTGGACCGTAAGGCGAGTTTGACCGCGCAGATCAACGCAGCCCAACGGGCGGCGGAAGCGCTGCAGCCGCCGGGTCGGCGGCTCCTCGACGACCCGTACTCGCGTCACTTTGTCCGCCACCCGGCATTGCGGGCGATGCTGGCGCACCGGGCGCTTGCCGGCGCAGCCCTGCGGGTGTTCGACCGGCGGTGGGGCGGGCTGCATGCACACATCGTGTTGCGGGTGCGCTATGCCGACGCGGTATGCGAGGCGGCCATCCGCGATGGCATCGACCAGATCGTGCTCCTCGGCGCAGGATTCGACACCACCAGTCTGCGGAACGCCGCAGCGCCGGTGACGATCTTCGAGGTTGATGCGCCGACAACCCAAAAGGACAAGCGCCCGGTCACCGAACAGCTGCTGCCGGTGGCGAGCCATGCCCAAATAGTCTGGGTGCCATGTGATTTCGAGGAGAACGTCCTGCAGAAGCGACTGATCGGCAGCGGCTTCGACCCCGCACGGCCCAGCGTCGTCGTGTGGCTTGGCGTCAGCCCATATTTAACCGGCCAGGCGATCGACACGACGCTGGGTGACCTGGCGTCGCTCTGCGCGCCCGGCAGCCGGCTCGTCGTCGACTACATCGATGCCGACGTCATCACGGCACGTCCCCGCTGGAAAAGCGCCCGTCGAGTGGCCCATCTGGTGGCCCGGCGCGGCGAGCCGTACCGCAGCGGCTTCACCGCCGCGGAACTGGATGCGCTGCTGGCGGCCCACGGGTTCAAGGGCGCCGATCACGCGACGGTGTCCTTGCTTCTACGGCGTTACGACCCCGCGCACGCCCGCGGATTGTCCGGCGATGATTGGCTCGGAATCGCCACCGGCCACCGAATTTGA
- the pdxR gene encoding MocR-like pyridoxine biosynthesis transcription factor PdxR — MPELWTSWPGDVDLHLELPPGHGRRAALEDALRQAIRDGRLSPGERMPSSRALAAQLGVARGTVVDAYAQLAAEGYLRSRPGAVTEVARGPALRLPDAPPPIPARIVADFRLGRPDLSMFPRVEWLRALRRVFQITPHSDFGPLDPQGSLRLRTALSGYLGRARGVLTTPERLVICSGFAQALRLICDALAAAGARSVALENPCLPDHRATVIASGLDVVPLGVDHSGALPDGFTAKSVAAAVLTPAHQAPLGATLAADRRAEFSRIAAQRSAYLVEDDYDGEFRYDRHPVGALQGLAPEQVIYAGSASKSLAPGIRLGWLAVPADLLDAVVEAKRRADRGTDVLAQLVFAELIDSGALDRHVRRMRRQYRRRRDALMATLARHAPAMPVHGVAAGLHAVVSLPELATEAEVLAAAQKRHIALTGLAPFWHSESQGAQGLVLGYGTPLEAEYPVALEHLGELLRAW; from the coding sequence ATGCCAGAGTTATGGACCAGTTGGCCTGGTGACGTCGACTTGCACCTCGAGCTGCCGCCGGGGCATGGCCGGCGCGCGGCGCTCGAGGATGCGTTGCGCCAGGCAATCCGAGATGGCCGGTTAAGCCCCGGCGAACGGATGCCGTCCTCCCGCGCACTTGCCGCTCAACTCGGGGTTGCACGAGGAACGGTTGTCGATGCCTACGCGCAGCTGGCAGCCGAGGGTTACCTGCGCAGCCGGCCTGGCGCGGTCACGGAGGTGGCCCGCGGACCGGCTCTGCGCCTGCCGGATGCCCCGCCACCGATTCCGGCGCGCATCGTCGCCGATTTCCGCCTCGGTCGTCCTGATCTGAGCATGTTTCCGCGCGTGGAGTGGCTGCGCGCGCTGCGACGGGTCTTTCAGATCACGCCGCATTCGGATTTCGGGCCGCTGGATCCGCAAGGATCGCTGCGGCTGCGCACTGCGCTGTCCGGCTATCTGGGCCGGGCGCGCGGGGTGCTCACCACGCCCGAGCGTCTGGTGATCTGTAGCGGTTTCGCGCAGGCTCTGCGATTGATCTGCGACGCGTTGGCGGCCGCTGGGGCCCGGTCGGTCGCCCTGGAGAATCCGTGCCTTCCGGACCATCGCGCGACGGTCATTGCCAGCGGCCTGGACGTCGTGCCGCTCGGCGTCGACCACAGCGGCGCCCTCCCGGATGGTTTCACTGCGAAATCCGTTGCAGCGGCTGTGCTTACGCCGGCGCACCAGGCGCCGCTCGGTGCGACGCTCGCGGCCGACAGGCGCGCCGAGTTCTCGCGGATCGCCGCACAACGTAGCGCCTACCTGGTCGAGGACGACTACGACGGCGAGTTCCGTTACGACCGCCATCCCGTCGGCGCGCTGCAGGGGCTCGCCCCAGAACAGGTCATCTACGCGGGCAGTGCCAGCAAGAGCCTGGCGCCGGGAATCCGGTTGGGCTGGCTTGCCGTACCGGCCGACCTGCTCGACGCGGTGGTCGAGGCCAAGCGACGAGCCGATCGTGGCACCGACGTCCTTGCGCAGTTGGTCTTCGCGGAATTGATCGACTCAGGCGCTCTTGATCGTCATGTCCGACGGATGCGCCGACAGTATCGACGACGCCGGGATGCGCTGATGGCGACTCTCGCTCGTCATGCGCCCGCGATGCCGGTTCATGGCGTCGCCGCCGGTCTGCATGCCGTCGTGTCACTACCCGAACTAGCCACCGAGGCCGAAGTCCTCGCGGCTGCACAAAAGCGACACATCGCACTCACCGGCCTGGCGCCGTTTTGGCACTCCGAAAGCCAAGGCGCACAAGGACTCGTGCTGGGCTACGGCACACCGTTGGAAGCGGAATACCCGGTTGCGCTGGAACATCTCGGAGAGTTGTTGCGCGCCTGGTGA
- a CDS encoding LLM class flavin-dependent oxidoreductase, producing the protein MAKLRFGYFIAPFHRAGTNPTLALQRDLEFIEHLDALGFDEVWIGEHHSAGSEIISSPEIFIGAAAQRAQRIRFGTGVISLAYHNPLWVADRLMLLDHLTHGRVIGGMGPGSLPTDSAMIGLNPTDTRELLETNLDIVVRLLAGETVSAKTATHELFDARLQLAPYSDGGIPLAVAAVASPTGARLAGKHGIGLLSIGATLTIEGFDALAYHWGIVEERAAAFGTHVDRSNWSLVGPFHIAETDEQARADVKFGIEPWFHYFQKVAAFPQMTMPGDRLDEMIDIINDNGAGVIGTPERARAQVQRLWDQSGGFGCMLQMAHEWANPAATKRSAELFAAEVMPHFQGQAQPTLDAAARASDVREGLAQTQLQAIDHMTKKYQDEVGSP; encoded by the coding sequence ATGGCCAAGCTCAGGTTCGGATATTTCATCGCACCGTTTCACCGCGCGGGTACCAACCCGACACTGGCATTACAACGTGACCTTGAGTTCATCGAGCACCTCGACGCGCTGGGCTTCGACGAGGTGTGGATCGGCGAGCACCACTCGGCCGGCAGCGAGATCATCAGCTCGCCGGAGATCTTCATCGGTGCGGCCGCCCAACGCGCACAACGCATCCGGTTCGGCACCGGCGTCATCTCGCTCGCATATCACAATCCGTTGTGGGTCGCCGACCGGCTCATGCTGCTCGATCACCTCACCCACGGCCGGGTGATCGGCGGGATGGGACCAGGCTCGCTGCCGACCGATTCCGCGATGATCGGACTGAATCCGACCGACACCCGCGAGCTTCTGGAGACCAACCTCGACATCGTGGTGCGGCTGCTGGCAGGGGAGACGGTCAGCGCCAAGACCGCCACCCACGAGCTGTTCGACGCCCGGCTGCAGCTCGCCCCGTATTCCGACGGCGGCATCCCTCTGGCGGTCGCCGCCGTCGCGTCGCCGACCGGCGCGCGGTTGGCCGGCAAGCACGGCATCGGCCTGTTGTCGATCGGCGCGACGCTGACCATCGAAGGCTTCGACGCGCTGGCCTACCACTGGGGCATTGTCGAAGAGCGCGCCGCGGCCTTCGGCACGCACGTCGACCGCAGCAACTGGAGCCTTGTCGGGCCCTTCCACATCGCCGAGACCGACGAGCAGGCCCGCGCCGACGTGAAATTCGGCATCGAGCCGTGGTTCCACTACTTCCAGAAGGTGGCGGCGTTCCCGCAGATGACCATGCCGGGGGATCGGCTCGACGAGATGATCGACATCATCAACGACAACGGCGCGGGTGTGATCGGCACCCCGGAGCGGGCCCGGGCCCAGGTGCAGCGGCTGTGGGATCAGTCCGGCGGATTCGGCTGCATGCTGCAGATGGCCCACGAGTGGGCGAACCCTGCGGCCACCAAACGCTCCGCCGAACTGTTCGCCGCCGAGGTGATGCCGCATTTCCAGGGTCAGGCGCAACCGACCCTCGATGCCGCCGCGCGAGCCAGCGATGTACGAGAAGGCTTGGCCCAGACCCAACTTCAGGCCATCGACCACATGACCAAGAAATACCAAGACGAAGTCGGTTCTCCGTGA
- a CDS encoding NAD(P)H-dependent oxidoreductase translates to MTTRILALVGSLRAGSFNRQLAEAAVKLAPEGLEVEIYENLAAVPYYNEDLDRPGAIPPSAEALREAVRSADALLIVTPEYNGTVPPAPKNAIDWTSRPHPGGAICEKPVVVIGTSGGRYGGAWAHDDARKTARVAGATVLDDVALSVPCAATRFADTPPVCDEEIIAKLPSVLAALASAAQPQPITKGVRHDNVTVSQPS, encoded by the coding sequence ATGACCACCCGAATTCTGGCCTTGGTGGGCAGCCTGCGAGCCGGTTCTTTCAACCGCCAGCTCGCCGAGGCAGCCGTCAAGCTCGCGCCCGAGGGCCTCGAGGTCGAAATCTACGAAAATCTCGCCGCGGTGCCCTACTACAACGAAGACCTCGACCGGCCCGGCGCCATTCCGCCGTCGGCGGAAGCGCTGCGTGAGGCGGTGCGGTCGGCAGACGCGCTGCTGATTGTTACCCCGGAATACAACGGAACAGTCCCTCCGGCGCCGAAGAATGCCATCGACTGGACCTCACGCCCTCACCCTGGGGGAGCCATCTGCGAGAAGCCTGTCGTCGTCATCGGCACCTCCGGCGGACGCTATGGCGGGGCATGGGCTCACGACGACGCCCGCAAGACGGCCCGCGTTGCCGGCGCGACCGTGCTCGACGACGTCGCTCTGTCGGTGCCCTGCGCGGCGACGCGGTTTGCTGACACCCCTCCCGTATGCGACGAGGAAATCATCGCCAAGCTGCCCAGCGTCCTGGCTGCTCTTGCCTCGGCGGCCCAACCCCAACCCATAACTAAAGGAGTACGCCATGACAATGTCACTGTCAGCCAACCGTCGTGA
- the aceA gene encoding isocitrate lyase ICL2: MATTIEADTETRTPYDDDVAATQRYFDSPRFDGITRLYTARQVVEQRGTIPTDYTVARQAAEAFYQRLRELFAQRKSITTFGPYSPGQAVTMKRMGIEGIYLGGWATSAKGSTTEDPGPDLASYPLSQVPEEAAGLVRALLTADRNQEYLRQRMSEAERAATPAVDFRPFIIADADTGHGGDPHVRNLIRRFVEAGVPGYHIEDQRPGTKKCGHQGGKVLVPSDEQIKRLNTARFQLDIMRVPGIIVARTDAEAGNLIDSRADERDQPFLLGATNVKIPSYKSCFLAMMRRFYELGVKELNGHLLYALPDGEYAAADAWLQRRGIADLIAEAAGKWQQNGTQQSLDALYDKVEARFVDAWEDDAGLMTYGEAVAEVLEFAESEDEARDMSAAEWREFAARASLYTARQKAKELGADARWDCELAKTPEGYYQVRGGIPYAIAKSLAAAPFADLLWMETKTADLADAREFAEAIHAQFPDKMLAYNLSPSFNWDTTGMTDEEMRAFPEELGKLGFVFNFITYGGHQIDGLAAEEFATSLRQDGMLALARLQRQLRLVESPYRTPQTLVGGPRSDAALLASSGRTATTKAMGKGSTQHQHLVQTEVPKKLLEEWLAMWSEHYQLGEKLRVQLRPQRAGSELLELVIYREGSDAEEKLANVIFGQFQDRHEVNILTVRDQNTFEEKLRQKRLMDLIHLWLVTRFKADWVHYVSPTEDNLYQTEKMKSHGIFSDVHQEVGEIIVAEVNHPRIEELLAPDREALWRLIRKED; encoded by the coding sequence TTACACCGCCCGCCAGGTCGTAGAGCAGCGCGGCACCATCCCCACTGACTACACCGTGGCCAGACAGGCGGCGGAGGCGTTCTACCAGCGGCTGCGCGAGCTCTTCGCCCAGCGCAAGAGCATCACCACCTTCGGCCCCTACTCGCCGGGGCAGGCGGTGACCATGAAGCGGATGGGCATCGAGGGCATCTACCTCGGGGGCTGGGCGACGTCTGCGAAGGGTTCCACGACCGAGGACCCGGGGCCCGACCTGGCCAGCTACCCGCTGAGCCAGGTGCCCGAGGAGGCCGCCGGCTTGGTGCGCGCCCTGCTGACCGCCGACCGCAACCAGGAGTACCTGCGCCAGCGCATGAGCGAAGCCGAGCGTGCCGCCACCCCCGCCGTCGACTTCCGGCCGTTCATCATCGCCGACGCCGACACCGGCCACGGTGGTGATCCACACGTCCGCAACCTGATCCGCCGGTTCGTCGAAGCCGGTGTGCCGGGATATCACATCGAAGACCAGCGCCCGGGCACCAAGAAGTGCGGCCATCAGGGCGGCAAGGTGCTCGTCCCGTCCGACGAACAGATCAAGCGGCTCAACACCGCCCGCTTCCAGCTCGACATCATGCGGGTGCCCGGGATCATCGTCGCGCGCACCGACGCCGAGGCGGGCAACCTGATCGACAGCCGCGCCGACGAGCGCGACCAGCCGTTCCTGCTCGGTGCGACCAACGTGAAGATCCCGTCGTACAAGTCGTGTTTCCTGGCGATGATGCGGCGCTTCTACGAGTTGGGCGTCAAGGAGCTCAACGGTCACCTGCTCTACGCGCTTCCGGACGGCGAGTACGCCGCCGCCGACGCTTGGCTGCAACGCCGGGGCATCGCCGATTTGATCGCCGAGGCGGCCGGTAAGTGGCAGCAGAACGGCACCCAGCAATCGCTCGATGCCCTCTACGACAAGGTCGAGGCGCGCTTCGTCGACGCGTGGGAAGACGACGCCGGGTTGATGACCTACGGCGAGGCCGTGGCCGAGGTGCTCGAATTCGCCGAGAGCGAGGACGAAGCCCGCGACATGAGCGCGGCCGAATGGCGCGAATTCGCCGCTCGCGCATCGCTTTACACCGCGCGGCAAAAGGCTAAGGAATTGGGCGCCGACGCCCGATGGGACTGCGAACTGGCCAAGACGCCCGAGGGGTATTACCAAGTGCGAGGCGGCATCCCGTATGCGATCGCCAAGTCGCTTGCGGCAGCGCCGTTCGCCGACCTGCTGTGGATGGAGACCAAGACGGCGGACCTCGCCGACGCGCGGGAGTTCGCCGAGGCCATCCACGCGCAATTCCCCGACAAGATGCTGGCCTACAACCTTTCACCATCGTTCAACTGGGACACCACCGGCATGACCGACGAGGAGATGCGAGCCTTCCCAGAAGAACTTGGCAAGTTGGGGTTCGTCTTCAACTTCATCACCTACGGCGGCCACCAGATCGACGGCCTGGCCGCCGAAGAGTTCGCCACCTCGCTGCGCCAGGACGGCATGCTGGCGTTGGCTCGCCTGCAGCGCCAGCTGCGTCTGGTCGAATCGCCGTATCGCACACCGCAAACGCTGGTCGGTGGGCCGCGCAGCGACGCTGCGTTGCTCGCCTCGTCGGGGCGCACGGCCACCACCAAGGCGATGGGCAAAGGCTCCACCCAGCACCAGCATCTCGTGCAGACCGAGGTGCCCAAGAAGCTGCTGGAGGAATGGCTGGCGATGTGGAGCGAGCACTACCAGCTCGGCGAGAAGCTGCGCGTGCAGCTGCGCCCGCAGCGCGCCGGCTCCGAGCTGCTCGAGCTGGTCATCTACCGGGAAGGAAGCGACGCCGAGGAGAAGCTCGCCAACGTGATCTTCGGCCAGTTCCAGGACCGGCACGAGGTCAACATCCTGACGGTGCGCGACCAGAACACCTTCGAAGAGAAGCTGCGTCAGAAGCGCCTGATGGATTTGATCCATCTCTGGCTGGTGACCCGGTTCAAGGCCGACTGGGTGCACTACGTCAGCCCCACCGAGGACAACCTGTACCAGACCGAAAAGATGAAGTCGCACGGCATCTTCAGCGACGTTCACCAAGAGGTCGGCGAGATCATCGTCGCCGAGGTGAACCATCCGCGCATCGAAGAGCTGCTGGCGCCCGACCGTGAGGCGCTGTGGCGGCTGATCCGCAAAGAAGACTAG
- a CDS encoding Dps family protein, producing the protein MTMSLSANRRDAGDIQSFHGPASLFTDLQAVLVDLIELHLQGKQAHWNLVGTNFRDLHLQLDSIVDTAREASDTIAERMRALDAVPDGRSDTVVATTTVPSVAPGLLNAAEAVDMITNRIYAVVGTLRTVHDDVDAADPSTADLLHAIIDDLEKEAWLLKSENGTA; encoded by the coding sequence ATGACAATGTCACTGTCAGCCAACCGTCGTGATGCCGGCGACATCCAGTCGTTTCACGGCCCGGCCAGCTTGTTCACGGACCTGCAAGCGGTGCTCGTCGATTTGATCGAACTACACCTGCAGGGCAAGCAAGCGCACTGGAATCTGGTCGGCACGAACTTCCGCGACCTGCATCTGCAGCTCGACAGCATCGTTGATACCGCGCGCGAAGCCAGCGACACGATCGCTGAACGGATGCGGGCACTGGACGCGGTTCCAGATGGGCGCTCTGACACGGTCGTTGCCACCACAACGGTTCCCTCCGTAGCGCCTGGTCTACTCAACGCCGCCGAAGCCGTCGACATGATCACCAACCGGATCTACGCCGTCGTGGGCACCTTGCGCACCGTGCACGACGATGTCGATGCGGCCGATCCTTCGACCGCCGATTTGCTGCACGCCATCATCGACGACCTCGAAAAAGAGGCCTGGCTGCTCAAATCGGAAAACGGCACAGCGTAA